One genomic segment of Phyllopteryx taeniolatus isolate TA_2022b chromosome 12, UOR_Ptae_1.2, whole genome shotgun sequence includes these proteins:
- the myl1 gene encoding myosin light chain 1, skeletal muscle isoform, whose product MAPKKDPKAPIKKAEPAAAPAPSPAAAPAPTPKAPAVDLSAVKIEFSADQLEDYKEAFGLFDRVGDNKVAYNQIADIMRALGQNPTNKDVNKMLGSPSAEDMANKRVTFEAFLPMLQTVINSPNKAGYEDYVEGLRVFDKEGNGTVMGAELRIVLSTLGEKMNEAEIDALMAGQEDENGCINYEAFVKHIMSV is encoded by the exons ATGGCACCCAAGAAGGACCCTAAGGCTCCCATCAAGAAGGCCGAACCAGCAGCAGCACCTGCACCTTCACCTGCAGCTGCACCTGCGCCTACTCCTAAAGCCCCGGCTGTTGACTTGTCTGCTGTCAAG ATTGAATTCAGTGCAGACCAACTGGAAG ACTACAAGGAGGCCTTCGGTCTGTTCGACAGGGTGGGTGACAACAAGGTGGCCTACAACCAGATCGCTGACATTATGCGCGCTCTGGGACAGAACCCCACCAACAAGGATGTGAACAAAATGTTGGGAAGCCCCTCCGCTGAGG ACATGGCCAACAAGAGAGTCACGTTTGAGGCTTTCCTGCCCATGCTTCAGACCGTCATCAACAGCCCAAACAAGGCCGGCTACGAGGACTACGTTGAGGGTCTGCGTGTGTTCGACAAGGAGGGTAACGGCACAGTGATGGGCGCTGAGCTGCGTATTGTCCTGTCAACACTGG GAGAGAAGATGAATGAGGCTGAGATCGACGCTCTCATGGCGGGTCAGGAAGATGAAAACGGCTGTATCAACTACGAGG CCTTTGTCAAGCACATCATGTCGGTGTAA